Part of the Octopus bimaculoides isolate UCB-OBI-ISO-001 chromosome 21, ASM119413v2, whole genome shotgun sequence genome, CACCAAAGACAGGCCAGTCGTCTAATTTATCAGAAGTCGATTACAAACTTCCACAATTTTAGGCCCACAAATATGCTGTTTCGTCCTTTTCTTATTCCCTGGAGCTGTTTGTGTCTCCTGCTGCATTTACTCAGACACATTCGATTCATATTTCTTTCCGAATTTTACCCTTCTCCTTAAAGTTACATTATGGCAAGTCTCTCCACCATAGAACGTCGGGCCTTTAGATATTCCTCCCTGCATATGTCTTTTTCTGCAGGCGTTATGTACAAATATTCAAGTGCAACGTTAACCGCGTTCCTTGTATTTAAAATGGCCACGATGTCTCAGAACATTTTCGttatcatatttttgtttcaatactccatttcaatcaattttgaaaataatgaaaaaggttGTAAAATAACGTtgtcattattaagatggcgTTTAGAACAAAAATTAACAAGTATTTTTGATGAAATAATTTGACTTAGATCACTTTCGAAACCGAAAGCGTGTATGAGAGAACTAGGGACAGTTACAGGTGGGGATTCTTGTGATGCCTTCTGTCTAATGATttccatattctctctctctctctctctctctctctctctctctctctctctctctctctctctctctctgctctatgaaaacaaaagacgatATGAGATCGTTGGTTGAAAGTTTTTTCTTACCGTGCCTTCATATTCTGATAATGTTTCTAGTGACTCTTTGTTTTCGGAACGGAAATGCATTCTAACCGAAGAATCGACTGTGTCTGCATATGTAGTTATCACAGAAAGACGCAATTCCTTGAGctgttaaataataattataataaaaatgatgatgatgatgatgatgatgatgatgatgatgatgatgatgatgatgatgatgatgatagaaatttTTGCAGTCATTTTGAACGTTTGTCATTCAATTTCATAATCGGGTCATAATCGGGAATGAGCAAGTATCTAGACTATgccgcatctgtaatagagtggacgaaaccattgcccatattgtgaacgaatgccctagacttgcccaaaaccattaCTCGTTGTGGTGACACGATTAAGTAGCAAAAGTGTTACATTGGAAACTGCGAAAGTGGGAACTAGAGTGAGGCAAGACGTGGTAAGAGCACAAACTGTAGAGAGTGGTAGAGTCGCAGACTAGCAAAAAATCCTCTGCACTTAGCTTGCACTTAGCTCAGTTTCTCTATATACTTGCAACCACCACATTATCATACTCGCGTACGAAAACAAATTTAAGCTCAAATATTTGCGTCCATAATCGttcaataggcgtaggagtggctgtgtggtaagtagcttgtttacagaccacatggttccgggttcagtcccactgcgtggcaccttgggcaagtatcttctactatagtctcgggccgaccaaagccatgtgagtggatttggtagacggaaactgaaagaagcccgtcgaatatatgtatatatatgtatatatatatatatatatatatatatatatatatatatttgtgtgtttgtcccccccaacatctcttgacaaccgatgctggtgtgtttacgtccccgtaacttagcgattcagcaaaaagagaccgatagattaagtactaggcttacaaagaataagtcccggggtcgatttgctcgactaaaggcggtgctccagcatagccacagtcaaatgactgaaacaagtaaaagagtaaagagtaaagagttatcAAGATGTATGCATTTCTCGAAATTTTCAAACTTAACATACAACAACCATCAAACATCGTCAGATCGATATGTTCATTTCTGTAATCtactttttcacttttctttggAATTCACCTCAATCGTTTCGGTCACCTCTATAAGCTGTCTTCACATTTCCATTATTGCACAGACTTTGGCACAATTAGGTTGCTTTTACAAAAGTCTTGTAAAATTATGTCAACATTCGCAAAGCATTAAATAATTTCATAGAAAGGAATTTTAGAAATTGTGTGGAgttattataaacatataaaaataattgttatttttactttatttcttaccTGTGCACTATATCTGTTTTCAAGATTAGTAGTAATTTGTTGTAACTGAGATTCATATTCTTcacttaaatcagaaacaatactttcaagtTCAGCTTTCGGTATATCACATAAACTGGGCTGGTTCTTCATCTTCGACAGCATTGATCGGTATTCCTTCATCTCCTGCAAGTAGAAATTTGAAAACGAAATGGTAATTAGTGTTGAAGCAAAGTCTCTCACCGCACACTCTATTGAGAAGATACtctacattttaaacattaaagtaGACAGACGTGAATATAGAAAATTGTTACCATGATATATTGCTGCAACTTACTTTATCAAGGGTAACCAATTGGTGGAGTTGGATGGAATGTCTACGGTATTTATCCCCGCTCTCgtcattatgagttcaaatccagcctagGCCGAGTTTGATTTTGAACCATTCATTTCGATAAAAAACAGTATTTAATTCTACCTTCGACCCCACACTTTCTCAGACACGGTTATGTCCAAGGTCATGGTTGAGATCAGAAAAGAGTGTTCACGTCGCAGACCCCCAAATCCTTTTACAATCAGTGAGTGAAGTCgacaataagaaataaataattttatgaaagacaaagacaaaagatAGGAAAGGCAACGGGACTTGAAATTATAAATttggaaatgtttttataaaCTGTTTTGTAGCTGTTTATAAACTATGGGATTGcttttttacaaatattataacacaaaataatataccaAAGTCTCTTTTGACCCCAGAAACTAAAGGATCATCCAAGCTATGAATTTTTGCGATTTTGGTGACAAGCTCTTACGGTGTCAATTTCTACAATTTAAACTGCTGGGTTTTCTGTTATCTTACATCCACGTATAGACCAGATCTCTCTCTAGGCAAAATTCTGGATATTTCCTTTcttaaaaaaaagcaatttatCACGAAATATTTTCGAAAACCAAGATGAATTTCAAACAAGTACTAGAAACGGTTCTTTGCCAATTATGGATTTTTTAATCAGATGGAAAGCTGGCAGTTTGAGATTTGATGATTTTACATCTGCTGGTTCGTTCCTGCTGATGCTGATCCGATACCCCAAATTAAATGGATTTGATTGAAAAAGGCCTTAAATGATGTGAACATTTTTTGAATGAAAGTGGCTGAAATATCTCATGGCGTTTcaccaaaaaaaataataaataaatcgaCGAAGAAAAAATGCATTACAACAGCATGGACATCAGTGCGGAAAGCAAGTTCATTTTCTAATGACTTGACACGTTCAGCTTCAATCAATCTTTGAGTAGTTTCGTCTTGTAATtcctaaaaaataataaaaagaaaaataaataattatttttgaagaaattatCTCTTCAAATAACGAATTATTGTGTCTTACACAAAGACGAAAGTTTCATGATTACATAGGCGATGGAAAGCGGGTATTGCTGTTTGTGGCGCTGCTTAACCGCAGGTCAGCTATGATAAAATAAACTCACGACAAAGACTCATCATCCTGTCTTTCATTTAGGCAAAGTGTATCTAGGGCTGCATTATCACATGTATATTTTAAGtcggtagggtgtaatttgagaacatttttgctgctctttctgaAAGGTCAAGTGGTCATGCAGAAGCAGCTTCTCCAGATGGGCTACTAGTAGAATGGAAAGAGTTGGCGATACATGTTAcatatggaggcgcaatgtcagatttgttatgtttacattttattgaggttttcacgaggatattccaccagtattactTTTGGggcagacaaatacatagatagacagacaaacgtGGTGTGATTATAAAGTATTTCAATTTACCGATGTAAGTGGTTTAATTTCATTCGCTAGCTGGACATATTTCTCTTTCGAGCGAGCAAGTTGTTTTTCGAGGTAATTTGCTCTCTTTCTGAATGTTTCGGTGTCTGAAATTTGTCGGGAAACGTCATCATGCAACCCGTTAACAGCGTGCCCCATTTTATCATTTCTGTCCTGCAGATGATTCGTCctgttaaacaaaataataataataataataataataataataataataataataataataataataataacatggttgtgatgcatgtacctggtgtacccttattagatgggtagtcatgatgggtatattgggcttcgtatattttacctcagtgtcactttgatggcatgcactgctctctcactcaataataataataataataataataataataataataataataaNNNNNNNNNNNNNNNNNNNNNNNNNNNNNNNNNNNNNNNNNNNNNNNNNNNNNNNNNNNNNNNNNNNNNNNNNNNNNNNNNNNNNNNNNNNNNNNNNNNNNNNNNNNNNNNNNNNNNNNNNNNNNNNNNNNNNNNNNNNNNNNNNNNNNNNNNNNNNNNNNNNNNNNNNNNNNNNNNNNNNNNNNNNNNNNNNNNNNNNNNNNNNNNNNNNaatcgcaggataatgctaataatatagcctgaacaggataaactacccctattttgcagaaaaaagtgtaggcggttagctataataataataataataataataataataataataataataataataataataataataatgataataataggaaaccattgatcatgttgtctccatatgcagtcttcttgcacctacagagtatctcaacaggtaggaagaaggctagaggaacgcatgatctattatacatagacaaagcagttctaaatgaagtaaaagcgagaaagaaaaacctaacaatagcatggatagattataggaaagcttatgatatgatcccacactcatgtcCCGTTAATTGAGGTACACTtagccagaaaatccatcatcactgcACTGTactggtcccaaaagactgtgaACATCATCTTGCCTGCTGATGGTTGGacacgagccttctttggaggtggtgagttatcatgcttccattgtttcgactggactttagtctcaggatcatagtgacgGACCCATATTTCACCCTGTGTAGTAAGTCTATCGAAAATGTCCTCTTCGTTTTCTTGGCACACTGCCGAAAATgcctgggagcaattgactcgttcctgcttctgaaatGGTGTGAGCATCTGGGGAATCCATCGTGCAGAAACTTCCGCATGTGCAAATGGAaggaatgattttttttccacGGATCCTATACTACTTTCACATCTTGGGCTAGTTGTCGAATAGTTATGCGGGGATCCTCCAAAATGGCGGCTTCCACTTTACAGATGGTGTCATCATCAATGGCAGAATGTGGTCGTCCATGAATAGGAGTAGTTTCATTGACAtccgaccacatttgaactggcgatgcCAGTGCTTGGTTATATATTATGTCAACCGTAACGGCTACTCAAAAATACCATTGTATGTTTGTCTAGAAACAAAACCGTCCATAAATCTTATTTCAAATCTCAATGCACTTGTTATCTCACTGACGGCGGCGAAATAGTTGCTCAGCTACGATTCCTGTTCACATTCTGTGACACTCGAGTAAGCGTTGGAAAACGGCTTGGAGATTAATTATTTATTCTGGAGAATTTCTTCTCCTGTCCGAAAAAGAGCAACTGACGCCGAAGTTAAAGATTCAAGATTTCTCTTGGTTGATTACCACATTCCGAGGATAATAACATTTCTGAAAAAATATTCAGTTACGAGATAAAACATACTTCTCTGATCTTAATACATTCCTTTTGTAATGTAAACAAATTGCAAATCTACTTATTTGATCTACTTATTTGATCTACTTATTTGATCTGGTAATTATTGTTCTTCCCTAATCACTCATGTTTCCATAGTAAAACGATACAATTCGAATTCAGAACAGACGTCACAGTTGACCTCGTCTGCATCATCTGTCACgcagtattgtatatttttttttctttgtaggtGGGAACGGTTAATGGTTTCATACATGGAGATTCTAAAATAATTCCTATTCTTGGGCATTACAAATCTGTGGCAGAGTATAGCGTTATCTCTTAGTCTTTTGAGTGTCTTTTCCAGAgttcactttgttgcaagcattcagacaaAGCGTCCTCTGTCTGAATACCCCATGTTGTTGTTCATTTCCTCTGTCCTCAGGGGATCTGGTAAAAGGTCAAGGGTAGAGCTGTAATTCTCTTCATTTGACTAAGCCCttaaagtatattaatattttcagtaaaatttaTAACATTTGATTGCAACGTGTTTCTGCTATGTGTTTTAAAGAGCTGAAACAGCTTCACACATTCGCACTCATCTCATCTTTAGACAGCGAATTGGTTAAGTATTTATATCACCAGAAACAGCACTATGTAACATTTGCTTCGGCCATGTACGTTCAAACCACATCGATACCAAGTTTAACATTTACTCCTTCGAGGTggatcaagtaccagtcaagcattacTGTCGATATCACCGCGTCTCATTCTCTCCGAATTGTGTATCCATGAAAATCAGTGTATAACGTGTTGGTCACGATGAtagataatattcctttctaatataggcacaaggcccgaaattttgggggaagaagatagtcgattacatcaaccccaaatgctctactggtacttattctatcgatcccgaaaggatgaaaggcaaagtcgacttcggcggaatttgaactaaagacataaatacagacgaaaggacggcgtgctagcgattctgccagcttgctgtcttacaATGATAGATAATATTGAGATCATATAGGATGGGCGTGATAAACTCAGTGttacttccatacacacatatatgtatgagttcatgtctgtatatatctttgtgtacgTTTAAGATCGACGAAGAGGGGCAACTACATAAAACTCTGTATTTTAAGtaggattgctagaaatagcagccaaattttcctcacatCATAGTTTATcagcttatgtatgcatatacatatgatccAACACAGGATGAAGAAGACTGAGTTACGTGGAGCTTTAAAACAGAGCAAAAGCACTCCTACATATATTTGTTCACATAAtttctacaacacacacacacacacacacacacacacacacacacacacacacacacacacacacacatgtatatatacaaaatattaactacaaacatggaacactcacatacattactCTGAGTTTCCCATCAACCAGGGATATAAAGTTATCCAATTTCCAATCGATAATCAACGTATCACCGTCCATCAACTggtgttgtgtatgcatatatgtatgcgtgtattcatgtaagtttgtgtgtgtatatgcatgtgtacatgtatacatatatatatatgctcatacagacacacatacaaatatatatatatataaatgataataataatattagggataaaatccaaaattacaggaaaaaactcaattaaaatcagtttattaaaactttattaaaattttcatcgataagttcatgaaccttggttcttttccctaaaactatatataNNNNNNNNNNNNNNNNNNNNNNNNNNNNNNNNNNNNNNNNNNNNNNNNNNNNNNNNNNNNNNNNNNNNNNNNNNNNNNNNNNNNNNNNNNNNNNNNNNNNNNNNNNtatacatacatatatacatacatgcgtacatatgcctacacacacgtgtatatatgcatatatacacatatacctatatatagcaCCAGTTAACAGATCCGAAGAACGGTATACATatgaaaacagttaaaatatgttGATGGAAACTTAAGCTCCATGCCAGGGAAAGTGATTAGACATAGAGAGACAAGTCACTACTTACTGAGCGCACAAATAATCAACTTCTTCTGCAAGCGATTCCCCTTTAGATTGTAAGGCCGTAAGTTTAACATCCTTCTTCCGTATGTCTGCTTTCAAGATGTCCATCTCAGCATGATACGAATTCTTGATTATGCCAATATTTAAGCAGTAGTTGCTTTTCCATAAGAGATCCCTAAAATATGTGTTCTCAGCCTCTAAGAAACGCACCCTTTCAATGTGACTGGCAAGTTTGTCATTCAAACctcgtatttctttcttttcgttttggTTAGCATTTTTTATCTTAGAAACACTTTCATGGGAACATAATGTTCCTACCCCACTCTCCAAGACTATTGGAGTTTGAAGAGTGTTAATCCATGCAGGATGCTTCCTGACGCCTGAAAATTTTCTGACAGTCGACCGGTAAGGACTTTTTTCCATTGtcgttataatatatattattgttattaaaacatCAATGTAAAATAGAAATTCGTATATTGGAATTTATACTGAAGAGGCTTCTTGgataaataaatttcttaactGACGTAACTGCTGTGTATCCGACTTTTATGCGTTGTCACTCCTAACAAATAACAAAGATGATTTGCAGTGAGAGCTGTAAAAGAATGTGAGTGAAAATTGACTGATAGTTAAAATTGGTATGTATTTAcatagacaaagacagacaggcagacagacagagaaagaaagagagatggagggaagaaaaggagagacaaaggAGGAGGGTAAGGAATAGTGATATGGCTTgtgtaaaagaaacaaagaacggATAAGACATTCTGAGAtttagatagaaaagaaaaatatgtgggatacttatctatatattcaaataaaaaatatatatttcggacATATTTATTTGCTCTTTTTTATCTAAATAATATTCTTCGAGCTTATATAGCtttgggatatgtgtgtgtgtgtgtgtgtgtgtgtgtgtgtgtgtgtgtgtgtgtgtgtgtgtgtgtgtgtgtgtgtgtgtgtaaaataaagagAACGAAGAAAACAAATCATGTAATATAAGAAATTTTTGTTTACGCTTCACTTATTAACTGCGTATCGATTGTGTTGTATCCAATTACCCACCTACATTTGCACGTAGGTGGATATCGTTACCTTCAGACTAAAACATATTTAGAGCCAACAGAGGAAGGTTTTACAGTCTTgcatgatctgctagaaacagcaacaaaatctcccttaaatctctCAATTCCCTACCTTAATTTATGACTGATAAGGTATTACGGATATTCAAGGATGGAAAGCTCTTATCAAAGGTCATTTTAGTCAGAGGTGACGTCGGCTAAACAGCAATTCAGTTAGAGTTAGTAACATAACTTCCACGTCGGTGCACAACatgttagaaacagcaaccagTTCTCTCTCAAATAACTCCCCTCGTGCAGGTCTCAAGAAAGGAAACGAAAAGAAGGTGGTCAAAGGGCTATCAACCTCTTACCAGAACCAGCGAGGAAAACACTCATGTGAAGAAAACTAAAATCGCCACAGAAACAGCTAGAAAAATTGTTGACAACACACGACAAAAGGAGTATGACATTATCTCCAAGTAATAGGAATGAAGTAGAGCGGAGAGGTTGCCCAGCCCTTGGTGAAGAGTTCGATTCTGAGCGCCAAACCAAAAGCTTACATCACTACCTGGAACGTTTAAGTCTGTACCAATGTGGACTATTGACTCAGCTTCTTCGTAAACTTGATGTTTACCGACTGAGTATTCTTGGTAGTAAGTGAAATGCGCTGGATTAAAAGCAGGAAAGATATTTTTCAAACATGAGCCACCATTTTACGAAAGACAAGAAACATTAGGTAGATTTATCCAAGATTGACTCttccagaaaaataaaaacaactagaTAGTCATGACTTGAAAACAGTTTCTCACAGATCAACTCGGTCCACAATGACCTGGATCTTAACAGAAATACCAGCAGTAACCAGGGCATATTCGATAGCATGGCCTTCGACACACTATATCTGAATGAAAAACCTTTTCTATCTGTACACGAGCCCACATAATCTACGTGTGCGTTGCAGATTGTGTTATAGTCTCTTAGCACAGCTAAGGAATGTGATGTACCAAGAAACTTCTCCAGGTTCCAAAAATACTCGCTTTGCCCAGTTGTCGTGGGTGCATAAATTACAATCTGTCTGATAATCTTACCATGGATGAACGTCAAGTCCATGACGACCAGCCTACACTCTGGATCtgaaaaaattaactttttcCCAGAAACCCGGTTTCTTTTAAATAGGACCAACACCTCGCTTCCGCTAGAAGAACAGCCCGGGGAGACAAAAACTCTCGTAATCATCCAACAGTGGGAGCAGATCTCTTGGCCCCCTTAACAGGGTTTctgtagcaacaataacatccaaATTATGC contains:
- the LOC128250417 gene encoding intermediate filament protein ifa-2-like, which produces MEKSPYRSTVRKFSGVRKHPAWINTLQTPIVLESGVGTLCSHESVSKIKNANQNEKKEIRGLNDKLASHIERVRFLEAENTYFRDLLWKSNYCLNIGIIKNSYHAEMDILKADIRKKDVKLTALQSKGESLAEEVDYLCAQTNHLQDRNDKMGHAVNGLHDDVSRQISDTETFRKRANYLEKQLARSKEKYVQLANEIKPLTSVN